In the Carboxydothermus hydrogenoformans Z-2901 genome, AAAGGAAATTTCTTATTGTTTCTTGCCTTTTTAGGTACTATCGGTCTTTTTAGCTTTACAGTTATAAAAAATACCATTGAAGAGCCGCTAAAAGAAATTGTGGCTATGACTGGAGAGGTGGCTACCGGTAACTTTAAGACGAAAGTTATAGAAACTAATAGCCGGGAGATTAAAGAACTTTCCGAAAACTTCCACCAGATGGCCCAGAAGTTAAAAGAACTTTATCATAACCTCGAGGAAAAAGTAAGAGAGCGAACTCATGAGCTTTCCTTAGCCAATGAGGAGTTAGCCAGGGCCAACGCTTTTAAATCGGAGATAATTGCCATGGTTAGCCATGAGCTCAAAACTCCGCTTACCAGCATTTTAGCCTTTGGTGAAATTCTTTTAGCCGACAGTGAAAACCTGCTTCCCTGGCAAAAAGAGTATTTAGAAGATATAATGGAAAGCGGCCAGGAACTTTTAAAGCAAATTGAAACACTCTTAACTATGGCTAAAATTGAAGCCGGAAAAATTACCGTTACCTATTCTCCGGTAAATTTGCAGCAATTTTTGGAGCAATGTTTTAAATTTTACAAAAATAAAGCCAGGTCACGCCGGGTAAGCCTGAAAATTAAAACGAATATTACCGGAATTTTAATAACCGATGAACACAAACTGAAATTAATCCTGGGAAATATAATCGGTAACGCTATTAAGTTTACTCCGCCGGGGGGGAAGATTTCGGTAGGATTGCGGAAAATCTTTGGCCGCCTGTATATCTATGTGAAAGATTCCGGACCGGGAATTGCACCGGAAGACTTACCTAACATCTTTAATAAGTTCTGGCGTAAAGATCAAAAGGTTGACGGTACTGGCCTGGGGCTTACCTTGGCAAAAGACCTGTGTGAACTGCTCGGTTACGAAATTAAAGTAAAGTCGAAACTCGGTCGTGGAAGCAGTTTTTATATTGTTATTAAGGAAGGGTTTAGCGATGTATAAAATTTTAGTGGTGGAAGATGACCAGAAAATCCAAAAAGCTCTTGCCCATCTTTTAAAGGCTGAAAATTACGATTTTGTGCAGGCGTACGATGGAGAGGCGGCAGTAGAACATTTTTACCGGGAAAATTTTGACCTTGTTATATTAGATTTAAACCTTCCGAAACAGGACGGATTTTCGGTATTAAAGGAAATTAAAAACCGGGAAGACGTTCCGGTAATTATCCTAACTGCCCGAGGGGAGGAGATGGATAAGATTACCGGATTTACCCTTGGAGTAGATGATTACTTAACCAAACCCTTTAGTCCTGCGGAATTAATGCTTAGAATAAAGGCAGTCTTGCGTCGTTACCGCAAAGGCAGGGGTGAGGAGGAGATCCTGAAATATGGTAAGGTAGCTGTGAACTTAAAAACCCGGGAGGTCTTAAAAAACGGGGAGCCGGTGGAGTTGACTTCTAAAGAATATGCTTTACTGGAACTCCTTTTTAAAAACCCCAACCGGATATTTACTAAAGAACAGATAATGGATAGGCTTTGGCCGGATACTTTTCCCGAGGATCCCAATATCGTTTCGGTATTGGTTCGAAGACTCCGGGAAAAAATAGAAGAAGACCCCAGTTCCCCGCGGATTATTAAAACGGTCTGGGGAGTTGGTTATAAAGCAGAAAAAATATAGAAAGGAGCAGGAAAAATGGATTTAAAATTGTCTCACGTTACTTTATTTGTACGGGACCAGGAAGAAGCTTTAGCCTGGTATACGGAAAAACTTGGATTTGTAAAAAGAGAAGACAACAATTTTGGCCACGGTATGCGGTGGCTTACTATCTCTCCGGCCAATCAACCTGAAATTGAATTTGTCCTTTTTAAACCTTTTGGGGAAAATGCTGAAGAACAGTTAAAACTGGTAGGAAAAAATGGCACCTGGGTTTTCTTAACTTCTGACTGTCGGAAAACCTGCGAGGAGTTAGCAGCCCGTGGTGTTGAAATTGTTTCGCCTCCGCAGGAGGTACCATGGGGAGTTTCAGCCCTTTTTAAAGATTTATATGGCAATATTTACAACTTAGTTGAAAGAAAGTAACCGTTAGGGACGGTTCTTAGAACCACCATTTTCACTATCGACAGAAAGCCCGCAGCATTTAGACTGCGGGCTTTCTTTATAGAGAAAGGGCGGGTGGATTATTTCTTAGCTTCCAAAGCTTTTAATCTTGCTTGATAGGCAAGTTCGATAGACTTATTTAAAGTAGCGAAAGCTTTCGCCGGGTTATGGAAACCGGTGGAGTTTTCCGCCGCTACATAATCCCAGTACCACTGACTTTCCCGTTGAAGTTTTTGCGCTTCGGCTAAAATTGCAGGATCATAAGTGCCTGCTGCCACCGATTTGATAACCTTTAAAGTTTCGGCATTGGCTTCTCCTGCCCGGTCGATAGCGGCTTTCACCCGATCCTGAATGTAAAATACCCTCTCCATTAAATACTTGGCATCTTTAGTGTGGCACTTTTTACAGGCGGACATGTCTTTTAAAGGTGATGTCCACTGGTGGCTTGCTATAGTAAACGTAAGATTTCCACTTTTTACGGTTTTCTTGGGCATGTGGCAATCGGCACAGGTAGCGCCTGCCTGCTGGTGCGTGCTTCCCTGGAACATTTCAAATTCCGGATGCTGGGCTTTTAGTTCTTTTACAAAGGTAGAGGGATTGGTCCAGTCGCTAAAGGCTCGTTCTTCATAGTACTGGTAGATGTTTTCCGGATCAAATCCTTTATCCCAGGGGAAGGTTAACTTCTTGCCGTTTTGCGGGTCAAAGAAGTATTCCACGTGGCACTGACCACAGACATAAGTGCGCATCTGGGACTGTGACGCTTTGGTTACATCAATTCCTCGACGCTTCATAGCTTCAATGAATGCTGGCCGTGTAACAACTAACTTGAAGGTTTTTAAATCGTGGCAGTCGCTGCAGCCGATGGAGTGTTTAAATTCATCCTGATAAACCAGCATTGGTAAAGTATAGTAGGCATCGCCGTACTTTTTCATTGCGGCCGGCACATCGGAAGACTTACAGGTCATACAGGTCATCGGAGTTGCGGGAGACAGTCGCTTGGTCGATTTTACATCTTCTAAAGTATAATAGTGTCCCCGGTCTTCGTTGTAGTCTTTGCTGAAGGGATAGCCTTCCCAGAGGGTTTTTAAGTACGGAGATTCTTCTAAGTGGGAATAGGGTATTGAGCCGCCGTACTTACTGGGCTCCTTTTTCATTTCACTGTTTTTAAAGAAAGTTTTAGAAACTTCCGCAATGATTTGCGAAAGGGTAGGTTTTGGCGGGGCTTTTTTTACAGCAGCTTCGGTAGTAACCACCGGGCTTACTATTACCAAAGCTAAAATTAAAAGTAAAAGTCCGCCGGAGATAAGATAATAAAACTTCTTCATGAACATCCCTCCTTGAAAGTGTTTGTTTTCACTTTTACTCTAAGAGATATTTCTTACAAAATTCTTACAAAATTTATTTTTTCATAAAATTTTCTTGACGAATGGGGAAGTAACTGGGAAAATAAAAGTAAAAATATACCAGTAAAGGAATGGTAGGCGTGACTATTTCTATAAAAAAACTACTTAAAATTTTAGGAATTATTTTAATCTTCAGCGGAATTGGTTTTTATTTTAATAAAGTTATCATTAAAGATATTTGCGTAAAATCCTATTATCAACATTTATTAAAAGCTGAGTATGATAAAGCAGCAAACTACCTGTTTTACTGGGATAAATATTCTGATAGACCTGCAAAGCTTCCGGCTCTTGCAGCAAAGAATCTTTATCTGCGAAAGACTGAACTACTAACAGGTCGAGGTTATAGGGTGGTAGAAATAAAAGATATTTCAAGGCGTATTGATGATGGACTTTTAATTTATCGGGTTCAGGGTACTTATGAAGTTAATGGTGAGCGAAATAGCTTTGAAGATGAACTTTACTTTATTAACAATAAAATTATGATTGAAAATAGCACTGACCCCTACCTAAGATACCGGGACGGGAAAATTGCCAGAATATTTCAGGAAAGCTATGACGAAGGCTTAATCTTTGCCGATTTAAATAATTTAATTCAGGAAAAAGAAAAAAAGAGCGAGTACAATGGAATCATTGTATTCGTAAGAGGTGCTATTGCCGACGGAGTAAGAACTGTTCTTAAAGTGGCGGTAGAGGGAAAATATCCAGGAAAAGAAGAGTGGGATTTTGGAAATATTCAGTTGATTGATGGAGCGGGGAAGAGGTATTTGCCGGTTAAGTGGAGCAAAGGCAGTGAGGATGAGACCTTAATTGAATTTGCCGGAAGTCCAACGAAAAATACCGATGTAACCTTAACGTTAAAAAGAATAAATGGGGTCGAAGGAAAGTGGGAAGTGAAATTTCCCTTAAAGGTCTTCCGGCCGGTGGAGTTAGGTTTTAACATTTCAGGAAAAGAACATGGGAACGAACTAAAAATAAAGAAAATTATCTTTGCTAAAACCATTACTAAAATTGAAGGAGAAATTAGCGGTGACGACTTATTTGAAGAAACTTATGCAATTATTGCAGGGAATAAAATTAATTTTAAATCCGTTAGTGTGGATAACCAATCACATAAAATAAACTTATATTTAATGCCGGTTGACTATTTGAAGGTAAATAACTTGAAAATTGTTATAAAATTTAGTAATCCCGGGACCAAAGAAAGTTTCTTTTTAAATACGGATTTAAAATGGTAATCGAGGTGGTTACTTATGCCCTTTGCGTGGATGGATTTTTTGTGGACGGTAATTAACTTTTGTATATTAATTGGAATGCTTTATATTGCGGTAAGGTTTATTAAAAAATACTGGTAGTCTTATTTTTAAAGGTGGTAAAAAAGGTGAGGAGAAAAGGAATTTTTATCCTATTAATTGTTTTAATATTCCTCTTTTTATTTTTTAACTTAACTCCAGCGGCAGAAATTTTAAATGATAAATTTAAACAGTTTGGCGAATTTCTAAAAAAAGTTAATCATGATAAAAAGTATGATGTAGTTGTTGCCAGAATTGGTGACCGGGATGTGACGCTAAGAGAGTTTGAACTGTTTAAAAGAAGTTATGTTTTAGACGGCAGAACTGTTACTCCGGAAGAGGTGCTGGAGGAATTAAAGAGACGAACGGTGTTGAAGGAAGAAGCCGAAAAAAGAAAAATAAC is a window encoding:
- a CDS encoding c-type heme family protein, which gives rise to MMHEIKLSQKLMLGMGVVIGFFSLLAFIWNVAETRYSYQKELLEKARVITSGLVATRRVIAENQDKINYDSQGHFEFKHLNPAAVGRQVAKYFNQTTGYRLKQTRLKYRNPENAPDPVEKEMLKELAANPQKQELYRNIERDGHRYFYYMKPLYIEEPCLDCHGEPVGVKDIAGYPKEGYKLGDFAGAISLVVPADNLQVEFERKLKGNFLLFLAFLGTIGLFSFTVIKNTIEEPLKEIVAMTGEVATGNFKTKVIETNSREIKELSENFHQMAQKLKELYHNLEEKVRERTHELSLANEELARANAFKSEIIAMVSHELKTPLTSILAFGEILLADSENLLPWQKEYLEDIMESGQELLKQIETLLTMAKIEAGKITVTYSPVNLQQFLEQCFKFYKNKARSRRVSLKIKTNITGILITDEHKLKLILGNIIGNAIKFTPPGGKISVGLRKIFGRLYIYVKDSGPGIAPEDLPNIFNKFWRKDQKVDGTGLGLTLAKDLCELLGYEIKVKSKLGRGSSFYIVIKEGFSDV
- a CDS encoding response regulator transcription factor, with the protein product MYKILVVEDDQKIQKALAHLLKAENYDFVQAYDGEAAVEHFYRENFDLVILDLNLPKQDGFSVLKEIKNREDVPVIILTARGEEMDKITGFTLGVDDYLTKPFSPAELMLRIKAVLRRYRKGRGEEEILKYGKVAVNLKTREVLKNGEPVELTSKEYALLELLFKNPNRIFTKEQIMDRLWPDTFPEDPNIVSVLVRRLREKIEEDPSSPRIIKTVWGVGYKAEKI
- a CDS encoding VOC family protein — its product is MDLKLSHVTLFVRDQEEALAWYTEKLGFVKREDNNFGHGMRWLTISPANQPEIEFVLFKPFGENAEEQLKLVGKNGTWVFLTSDCRKTCEELAARGVEIVSPPQEVPWGVSALFKDLYGNIYNLVERK
- a CDS encoding ammonia-forming cytochrome c nitrite reductase subunit c552 — encoded protein: MKKFYYLISGGLLLLILALVIVSPVVTTEAAVKKAPPKPTLSQIIAEVSKTFFKNSEMKKEPSKYGGSIPYSHLEESPYLKTLWEGYPFSKDYNEDRGHYYTLEDVKSTKRLSPATPMTCMTCKSSDVPAAMKKYGDAYYTLPMLVYQDEFKHSIGCSDCHDLKTFKLVVTRPAFIEAMKRRGIDVTKASQSQMRTYVCGQCHVEYFFDPQNGKKLTFPWDKGFDPENIYQYYEERAFSDWTNPSTFVKELKAQHPEFEMFQGSTHQQAGATCADCHMPKKTVKSGNLTFTIASHQWTSPLKDMSACKKCHTKDAKYLMERVFYIQDRVKAAIDRAGEANAETLKVIKSVAAGTYDPAILAEAQKLQRESQWYWDYVAAENSTGFHNPAKAFATLNKSIELAYQARLKALEAKK